The DNA sequence aaataaattatttcctccaaattaatattaattggacgttttaagtttataaattgaGGACTCACCCAAAAACTAGCACTTatgaatattaatttaaaagctAGAGATCAACTCAAAAAGTAagagattttcatatggaaataaaCGTTTTGAATATAAGGAGCTAGTTATTAGTtggtacatatatataaattaattaataagaataaatatatgtttggataatgagaggagatgataattttgtgaataatatcaaatatttcgagttaagatatttttttagattttgaaaaataagagaaaaatatttgaataaaattattatgaagttaaaaataaaaaattagtataatttctaattttcatattatttttaattgttttcaaattttaaaaaaattgtattattttttttatttgaaaattaagaaatttataatgattagataaaaatattaaaaatttaaaattaaaaaatattttatatttaaatgatattttaaaaaaaatatgtaaatagtttTAAGATGATATCATTTACAAACATGGCATAAgaagataaaaagaagaaaacatatTGGAGTGAGTTAATCATTGATAATTAATTGTGAAAAGTTCACTGTTCCGGGAGTACTCATCATTAATGATTAAACACGGCCGTTCCCGGCCACTTTCCATTATCTCTCGAGTgtcgatcatatatatatatatatatatatatattacaatattgtGATACGATCAACGTTCCAAGTTGGTGACTTTTTCAtccttctattttttattttattttaatttaatatatctgGTTAGTTATACCATCAACATCAATTAATCAGTgaattcacttttataaattttttttatgacggtaatacttatatatatatagtataaataatattaattaatatatataattatagggCGTGAAGCCATTCGCACTTCCTTTAGAAAAAGGGGATCCACAATTAAACAAtgagaaatttataaaattattataaaacattttcttaattattaattaaaaagaaaaaaaataaaaataaaaacacaattcaGTAGAAAAATTCAATAGGAATAGtgtttctttatatataatataaataatgttagatacaatcaTAGGGATATAGAAACTCttcgtattttttttacttaaaaaaaaaagaggtccacaaatattaaacaatacgttttttttatgtgaatttaagatttatctattttttaaaaaggaatgcTCAAGACATTTTGCAATATATGCTATGACCGTACAAAGTATTTACCATGTGTGCATGTATATAGGTAGCTTGACCAGACGTTAATCGGTACTAGTCTTTGTGACTAATGTAACAGGTGCGTACGTAGTTGCATGGTTAAGGTCGAGTAGTCGACCATGACACCTcaattctatataataattaaaatatagatatttaatttcattgaaaataagctaaattaatacacaaaatCACATCATGACACACCcacatataaattaatataaatatagtagACAAAAAAGtcctaaaaattaatattctgtTTGAATATATAGCTGAAAACTTCTCTTCGTacgtttataaataattattggcTTCCCCTTAATGTTTGTAAAAATATCACGGAGTTACGCCACCCAAAAGACTTAGTCAAGCTAccgctatatatatttatatatataaaagaaatgctttaattacaaataaaaaaaaaattctcagaaaagtaaattatttaaaagtagATATGATTTGACGTGATACGTtcaaatattgtaattttttttataaaatagatttaacgtattatacgaattcaaattattttaatttgtaagttcatttttatagaatttCTATATAGTtgtagtaattatatatatataaatgatatttatagtagtAGATGTGTAAGtaccgtataattattttaaaataaatacataatttagAATTAATTGCTTAataatataatcattttaataataatataatattattcatataatatatataactcattatatatatatatatattgaataggTCCTTTGATTTGGAGTTTCCAATGCGAAACGGCGACTGATATTTTGTGGACTCAACTTTTGTCCCATTGGATTAATTTCTGGTCAGTTGTTAGCAAAAGAAACgataagattttaaattatagtaTTTATTGGATCCCCCCTCAccggaaaaaaatataaaaatcgcAAGTGGGGTTTGACTTGTCGAGTCTTATCGACGGTGGAGATTAAAAGTACTGATTTATGTTCGTGCGGTCCCCAGAGATTCATGGAAGCCCGTTTTTGAATATCTTGATGCTTGATCAAGTAGggactcctctctctctctctctctctctctcatgcattACGCGTCAAGAATGTCAACATAATCCACTTGCCGCTTCTATTCTTCTGTCCAAGTTCATAAAATTATTTCCTTATAAATCTGGCCCGATCTCGATACCCTCATCTGTACATATATGACTGGTCGAGCCAATACCTTTCGCGGGTTCTCGATCCATATCCCGATTCCTACTTTCTCATCTCTTAAAAACCATCCTTGTTCATCTTATACgtacacatatatacatatatatatatatatatcgatctGCCCATGTTTTCTTGTTAAGTTCTTTCAACTAAGAAGTAATTTTGGTGATTTCCCGGAGAGGTAACTTTTGGTTGGGATCATGGCGGGGGCAAGTGGAGGACGATCTTTGGAAGAAACTCCAACTTGGGCTGTTGCAGTGGtctgttttgttttggttttaataTCCATAATCATCGAGCACATCATCCATCTTATAGCAAAGGTACTGTAAATCTCTCCAAGAAATTCTCAATTGGCgctcatcatctatatatatatagagttctGAACTGAAATATTGGAAATTTTGCACCAATTTGCAGTGGTTGAAGAAGAAACATAAAAGGGCTTTATATGAGGCATTAGAAAAGATCAAATCAGGTACTACGAACGCCATTCACAGTTGATCTTCACTGTTTCGACGATAATCTTAGACCTTTGAAAGCTAGCTGTGTATGTGAAgattcaaattatatataaataatctttcaatttttgtgcTTACTTTTTGGTTTTGCAGAGCTTATGTTATTGGGATTTATATCCTTGCTCCTCACAGTCGGGCAAAGCCCAATCTCTAATATATGCATATCGAAGTCACTCGGAGCAACGTGGCATCCATGCAGTAAGGAGGAAGAAACTGAGTCGAACAACAACAAGGCCGAAGAGGAAACGGATTCTGAAACCGGTGGACGGAAGCTACTGAGTATGTTGTCGGATTCTGGTGGAAGTTTCCGACGAATTTTGGCGTCGGGGTCGTCTACAGATAAATGTGCAGAAAGGGTGTGAAACACTACTTATAATATTCCGTCATTCATTTTATAGCTAATTCTAGGCTGAAAGAAGGTAGAAGAGCCAATGCATGACTTATTCCATCCATTTAAACTCTTTCTTCTtcgtttgtttttcttttgaatattgTTGAAAGATGTTTTCTTAAAAATCGGCAACTGTCTTAATTCTCACTGCACATTCGacttaaacaaatatatatcatAATGATTTCAAAGCGTACGTAGAAGATCcgatttaaaaaaacataaaacgaagCAAAATATAAGTCACAAACGCTTGTAATTTGATGAAACCGTGTAGAATAATGGGAACGTATGCTTTTACACGACAAGCTGACAACCGACGGAATAAAATGTTTCCACGCGTTTTTATGCGCAGAAGTTGGGACTTTTGTCTTCATTTCTCTTtgggggaggaggaggagtactTTCTTTGATATTAACGTCCATGTTCATATATAGAAGTATATGAAAGTTCCTTAATTTGCCATGCTTATAATTTGCAGGATAAAGTCTCGTTTGTATCCAAGGATGGTATCCATCAGCTACACATTTTTATCTTCGTGTTGGCTGTTTTCCATGTCCTCTACTGCGTCCTCACCCTAGCTTTGGGTAGAGCCAaggtattttatatatatatatatatatattgtacatacgattcctctctctctctgtgtggcGGCAAAGCCATACACATCTATGCATGATGAATAATATTAAGGGCTGTTTGGTTCCAGATGAGACGTTGGAAGCACTGGGAAACTGAAACAAGAACAGCTGAGTACCAGTTCTCACATGGTTAGCCCAAGTTTCAATGAAGAGCTACTTTAATTTTGTGCTTGTAAACATATTTAGATTTTGACCCTCTTTTGGTATTGTTGTATGCGGGACAGATCCAGAACGATTCAGGTTTGCAAGGGACACTTCTTTCGGGAGAAGACACTTGAGCTTCTGGACCAAAACGCCTGCGCTCATGTGGATAGTAAGGAACTCTTTCCCTGATGATCTTCCATTGAACATTAACTATTTGTATGGATCCAACCCCaatgaattaatattattcAGCTTGCCACTTCTCATTAAATGGTATATTTAAGATGAAGGACGGAGAGTTTCAACTGACAGGGTAAAGGATTCGATCGATATTGACCCCTATTTAATGCCTAGGTCCCACATGCGATGATCACTTCCACATGTACACATGTTGTGATGGTAATAATTATCGCCATGAACTAGCaatatcattaatatatattagggCGCCAGCCACTTGCGATCACTTCGTATCTTGTCATATTCCATTCACACATTCacaaataatattagatatataataactttaagcgttcaaatcttaattttttcataaaagtctcaatttttttaaaagtaaaacttaCGTAGTGTAAAACTGTATAAATCATTAATTTCCTAACGTAGTTTCCCTTTGACAAGATGAATTGCCGCCATGGCTGATACGCTAAGTTGCTAATTCACGGTCTTTGTACGTAATTAATGACAAGATGAATTGCCGCCATGGCTGATACGCTAAGTTGCTAATTCACGGTCTTTGTACGTAATTAATTAGAAAGGGACGTGCGCGTCCAAAATTAATGGCCCACGAATAGATTCCCCTCTTGATGGTATGCATGCATTTGACTTTTAGTTTGTATTGTGCAACTTGTTTACCTTTCTAGTTCCTTATATATATCTTCAATTCATGACGACTTTGTCCTATATTGCAGGTGTGTTTCTTCAGGCAGTTTGTTAGGTCGGTTCCTaaagttgattacttgaccttgCGGCATGGATTTATCATGGTGATTATTTCTCTCCATATTTTTGCTTGCAATTAAGCCATTATATTAAGGTCAAAGCTAGAGATGATCTCTCAAATATTAACacttttcaacatattttactattatttattattttttattattatttaatattctattattactttgcACATGATGATCACAATTTTATAttcctttttattctttgttccTAATACTTCTTATGATGTTTTGAATAAGAGtattaatgttatatacaattatagTGTGTGAGTACTGTACAATCATTTCGAAAAAGAGGGGTCcactattacaaaattattattattaatttttttaatgtatatcttatatttacttatttttttaaagaaattacatGACATTTACGTACTTCATACTtcatgactgtaaatattattttaaattcataactttttaatatttttttttaatgtacagAACAAATCTTggtctattaattatttttggtCTATTAATTATTTGCAAGATGCATAGAACCTAGCTAATTGACAACCATGGCCTTGTCGACAGtgctaattaaattaaatgacgatctcaaatttatttcttttataaggaAAGTCAATATGTAACGCAATTAATTAAAGCATGCGTGCAGAGACAGAATTTTCCACTTTTAGAGGGTTAATTAATAAATCAAGTCATTTTCAAGTTGTTTCACTCATGGCTTTTCTCCTTCATGGGTGATGAAATATGGATCTGCAGGCACATTTGGCACCTCAAAGTCATCAGAAGTTTGACTtccaaaaatatatcaaaagatCTCTGGAAGAGGATTTCAAGGTGGTTGTGGGAATCAGGTATGCTTTCAGacccttaatttatttatatattctctGAGAGTCATTATCTGTTAAATCATGTAAacgaatattaattaattatggatgacttatttatttatttatttatttttgttggttcTAAAATTTCAGCCCTCCTATCTGGTTCTTCGCGGTGATATTCTTACTATTCAACACTCACGGTAGGTAATCTAAGAACAGTATTATAGGTCCTAATAAGTCCGATGCATTAATGTCAGCGTACCCAGCTTtgaatatagtatatagttgatatttatttattttaatattattttcaatattgcAGGCTGGAAATCCTATCTCTGGCTACCCTTTATCCCATTGGTTGTAAGAATACGTAACTCCCTTAATTTTGATCACGTCTGCTATAAAtgtaactagctagctagctgcatgcAGATCTACGTACGGCTATATTTAAACATGTATAAATAATGCTGCTCTTGCATGCAGATCATCTTATTGGTGGGGACAAAGCTACAAGTGATCATAACCAAAATGGCATTGAGAATCATAGAGAGAGGAGAGGTTGTGAAGGGGGTGCCTGTGGTTCAGCCAGGTGACGACCTCTTCTGGTTTAATCGCCCTAGTCTCCTTCTTTACCTCATTAACTTTGTTCTCTTCCAGGTACTTACACAAACTTATTCTAACTCATTTTAGATCTAtctgttttttttaaaataaataaataaataaatagatccaTGCATGTTATTATCATTTCCTTACGTTACCTCGATCGATCGTTTGTGatcttttttatcttaattttccATTGCAGAATGCTTTCCAGCTTGCATTCTTCGCATGGGCTTGGGTAAGCTAGctggtatatatatacacatatatatacacgctCTCCCTCGATGATCTATATATTGAGCACTGCAAACGTAACAGTTTTTAGCGTTTCAGTACTGAACTATTATATATTTCCTCTATGCTGAGAAACTCctgtttttatgtttatttcttCAGTATGAATTCGGGTTGAGATCTTGTTTCCACAGGCATGTGGAGGATATCGTTATCAGAATCTCAATGGGGTACGTCCCTAGCTAGATCTACCAACTTTTCAGATTTCTAGACTTGAATCAGTTTGATCGATCAAATATCGAAAGATTTACTGAATGTATGCATGATTGCGCTTTGAGTACTACAGGGTCCTCGTACAAATTCTGTGCAGCTACGTTACTCTCCCACTCTATGCCCTTGTAACGCAGGTAAAAACTCCACCTTGTTCATAgatctgaaattgaaaaattggGCAAAATCATTAAGCTTGATTTTACTGTTGTCTTTATGGAATGAGAAGATGGGTTCGACCATGAAACCAACGATCTTCAACGAAAGAGTAGCAGCGGCGCTACGCAATTGGCACCACACCGCAAGGAAGCACATAAAGCAGCAAAAGGGCTCGGTCACCCCTATGTCGAGCAGACCCACCACCCCATCCCACCACTTGTCGCCGGTGCATCTCCTGCGCCATTACAGGAGCGAAATGGACAGCGTCCACACATCTCCAAGAAGATCCAACTTCGACTTTGAACATTGGGAAACCGATTCTCCCTCACCGTCACACCACCACAACCGGATATCCGGAGAGGGTTCGTCCTCTTATCAGCCCGGCCAACAATCCGACCAAAGTAACGCCGAGTATGATAAGAATGTCAACGAAAGTAGTATTTCTGTTCCACAGACAGGTCGCTTGCAACATGAAATTGATCTCGGCAATCCGAAAGACTTCTCGTTTGATAAAAGAACAAGTTTGTGAACGAAATGATGATCAAGATCATGCGTTTATATGTGGGTATTAATTTTCTACGTCTCATTGATTGGAAGATCATGATGACGACGATAAGGAAGGGATGGGACTTCCAACCATGTATGATGCCCCATGATCGATGGGTCTGAATATATAAAGAGATCGaagttctttaattattttgctTGTACAGCTTGTTACGATTTGAAGGTTTTGGCGAAAAAATAGAGATCATAGACAATAATCATATTGTTTACTTACTGTTCTTTTTTGAGTCAAATAAGAACGgccctttctttttttgaaaggaaaccatttcattgataatgatAACTTAAAACATACATGATACATCTTTCATGACAGAATTTTTGACCTCATCAGGACCATCTTCTAACCAAACTTTCTCACTAGCGTCCTTAATAGCTATCTTAGCCGCTTTGTGAGTAGCATTGTTTGCAGACCTATATACGAAGGAAAGTCTCCAAGCAGGATGAAGCTCCATCAGTTGCTGCAAGTCCTCTGTCTCCTAGCCAAGCCACAAATTATCTTCACTTTTGGAATTGACTGCATCTATGACAACTTTGGCATCCCATTCAAAATTTACTTGATTCAATCCTAATTCAATGTAGAATTCCATGGCTATGTGAAGAGCATATATTTCTGCTTGGAATGCAGTGAGGACATGCACCTTAAAGGCTATCAAGCAAGCTTGTAAGCCCCCTTCAGAGTCCCTCATTATAATCCACATTCCCATTCTATCCTTGTCTTTATCAAAtgttgcatcaaaatttacttgAAAGAGGGCTACTTGGGTGGCTGCCATGACTGACCAGGTCCTCTCCCTTGACTCCCTGCTGCTCTAGTACTGCTATTAAGGTTGATCTCCATAAGCAATGATAGGTCTGCCTGAGCCATGGTAACTATTGTAGTCGAATTCTTAAACTGGTTTTAAAAAGTATATGCATTCCTCCTAGCCCATATGTGATAGAACAAAACTGCAGCCAGCTTAATGCTTTCCTGATTTAGTTTCCCAGCCATCTCTCCCCATAGCCATTGAAAGTCAGGAAAAAATCTTTTCCATTTCCTGAACATACTGGTCTCTCCACCCCAAATGTCTACTGCTGCCGGAAAAACCAATAAAACATGCACTagtatttctttctctcttgcaCAAATTGGACGAAGATTGCTCTCAACAACATTCTTCCTGAATAGATTGTCATTTGTAGGAAGTATGTTGTTGAGACATTTCCATATAAGCAGTTTGACCTTGCTTAGGACTTCTAATTGCCATAGATATTTCCACATCAATTTGTTGCCCCCACTTGTTGAACGTTCCCTGAGCTTCTGTTTCACAGCTTGGTTTCTAGGAAATAGGCACTTTTGACTAAGAAGTTTCCTCTTTTTGTACCTACTTAAATCCGTTTGTCACTTGCCCCTCTTCTGCTGATAGGTATAGAATAGATGAGCTTTGCTTATTCTTCATTGAAGACTGCTTCAATCAGCTCTATCTTCCATGAACTACTATCTTCATCAATCAAGGCATCCACTCTAGAATCATGATCTAAAGTGTTGATAGGGGTCTGAACCTGGAAGGTTGCAAGCCTACGTAACCAGTTATTCTTCCAGATTCTTATGCCTTTTCCATTGTCCACCCTCCAGACCGACCCCTTCTTTAACAACCCCAAACTAGACCATAGGCTCCTCCCTATAAATGATAGAGATCCTTTCAGCTTAGCATCCATTACATCACAGTTTTGgaaatacttttgcttgaaaactCGAGAGACCAAAGAGTTAGATTCTTTATCATTCTCCATACTTGCTTAGCTAGAAGAGCTCTATTAAAGCTGTAGAGATCCCTAAAGCCCAAGCCCCCTtcgtttttttttattgaaccCAGATACTTCCAAGATTTCCGATGGATTCCTTTACCATATTCTTTATAACACCACCAAAATCTGGCCAAAAgtgtttaaatttcttttaggAGCAGCACTGGCTTCTTAAATATACTCATTGAGTAAGCTGAGATTTCCTATAGCACACTTTTGATGAGGATTTCCTTCCCAGCTGAGGATAAAAACTTGGTTTTCCAGCTATTGATTCTTTTCCATATCTTTTCCTTTAAGCTTCTGAAAGTATTATATTTTGACCTTCCTACCATAGTAGGAAGACCAAGATATCTATTATAATTATTGCACCTCGACCCATTCACTTGCTAGAAAATGAAATCCATAGTTTCCACCTTGGTGTTTGTACTGAAAAACACACtggttttctctttatttaaagTTTGGCATGATGCTTTCTCATATTGAATCAAGATTTCATGAATCAGGTACCACTCAACAAACTTTTCTCTACAAAATATTACACAGTTATCAGCAAAGAGTAAGTGGTTGATTCTTAGTCCACCCCTAGTCACTACCACACCCTTGATAAGGCCATTTGATTTAGCTTTGTACAGGAGAGAACTGAGACCTTCAGCACATATCAAGAATAGATAAGGTGGCAAGGGGTCACCTTGTCCTAGTCCTTTCAAAGGGATGATGGTCTCTCTTGGTTCCCCATTAATGACAGTAGAATAAGAAACTAACTTAACACATACCATCATTAAATCATTTCTTGCCAAAACCCAAATTAAGCATCAAAGCCTCTAGGAAGTCCCACTCAACCCTATTGTATGCCTTTGACATATCTAGCTTTATGGCCATAGAACCCTccttgtctttttgttttgattaCATAGTATGAAGCAGCTCATAGGCTACCATTATATTGTCAGTTATGAGCTTATTGAGGATGAAAGCACTCTGGTTCCACAAGATCACTTTGTCTAACATACCTTTCATTCTATTTGCCAAGACTTTTGAGATCAATTTGTAGACAACGTTGCATAGAGAGATTGGTCAAAATTCATGTACTAAGTTAGGGGAGTTTACCTTGGGAATTAAAACTAAATGAGTATGGTTTAAGTCCCTTGGCATCTTCCCTGATTTTAAGAAGTCCATGATAGCTTGAGATACATCCTGGCGCACTATCTTCCAGTGTTCTCGATAAAATACTGTATTGAACCCATAAGGTCTTGGGAACTTGAAGGGGGATATTTGCTTAAGTGCCACATCCACTTCTTTTACTGTAAAGTTCCTCTCCAGCTGGTCTTGCATCTTAGTTGTGACCCTTTGTTCAAATCCCTGACACTGATCAATACAAGCTGAGTTAGGCTGTGTAGATTGGATAATTGTAGAAAAGTATCTCTTGAAGCCTGTAGCTATGTCTTCCTTCTCCCTCAATTCTAAGCCATCTATATCAACAATTATTTTGatggtgtttttttttctttccttggtTCATACAAGCatgataaaattttgtatttttgtctCCCCCAGTCAACCAATGTCTCCTAGCTCTTTGTCTCTACCCTGCGTCTT is a window from the Carya illinoinensis cultivar Pawnee chromosome 14, C.illinoinensisPawnee_v1, whole genome shotgun sequence genome containing:
- the LOC122295014 gene encoding MLO-like protein 6 isoform X2; amino-acid sequence: MAGASGGRSLEETPTWAVAVVCFVLVLISIIIEHIIHLIAKWLKKKHKRALYEALEKIKSELMLLGFISLLLTVGQSPISNICISKSLGATWHPCSKEEETESNNNKAEEETDSETGGRKLLSMLSDSGGSFRRILASGSSTDKCAERDKVSFVSKDGIHQLHIFIFVLAVFHVLYCVLTLALGRAKMRRWKHWETETRTAEYQFSHDPERFRFARDTSFGRRHLSFWTKTPALMWIVCFFRQFVRSVPKVDYLTLRHGFIMAHLAPQSHQKFDFQKYIKRSLEEDFKVVVGISPPIWFFAVIFLLFNTHGWKSYLWLPFIPLVIILLVGTKLQVIITKMALRIIERGEVVKGVPVVQPGDDLFWFNRPSLLLYLINFVLFQNAFQLAFFAWAWYEFGLRSCFHRHVEDIVIRISMG
- the LOC122295014 gene encoding MLO-like protein 6 isoform X1: MAGASGGRSLEETPTWAVAVVCFVLVLISIIIEHIIHLIAKWLKKKHKRALYEALEKIKSELMLLGFISLLLTVGQSPISNICISKSLGATWHPCSKEEETESNNNKAEEETDSETGGRKLLSMLSDSGGSFRRILASGSSTDKCAERDKVSFVSKDGIHQLHIFIFVLAVFHVLYCVLTLALGRAKMRRWKHWETETRTAEYQFSHDPERFRFARDTSFGRRHLSFWTKTPALMWIVCFFRQFVRSVPKVDYLTLRHGFIMAHLAPQSHQKFDFQKYIKRSLEEDFKVVVGISPPIWFFAVIFLLFNTHGWKSYLWLPFIPLVIILLVGTKLQVIITKMALRIIERGEVVKGVPVVQPGDDLFWFNRPSLLLYLINFVLFQNAFQLAFFAWAWYEFGLRSCFHRHVEDIVIRISMGVLVQILCSYVTLPLYALVTQMGSTMKPTIFNERVAAALRNWHHTARKHIKQQKGSVTPMSSRPTTPSHHLSPVHLLRHYRSEMDSVHTSPRRSNFDFEHWETDSPSPSHHHNRISGEGSSSYQPGQQSDQSNAEYDKNVNESSISVPQTGRLQHEIDLGNPKDFSFDKRTSL